The following coding sequences are from one Eublepharis macularius isolate TG4126 chromosome 19, MPM_Emac_v1.0, whole genome shotgun sequence window:
- the LOC129346545 gene encoding uncharacterized protein LOC129346545 — translation MEEGGVKRLSGWRRLRNWFSKKRNWFSKKRNWFAKKTSKVSIAIQQPDVGALENQAVEDACRDAGSPKMEQNGVLLDPADYPGHCAFLGSLLAVPNNWMEITADFLSDAFRKVLAEMQCLDSYVSLAIEDYLIHYLSRHRGELRGAGSFPNAAVFLACSITKKVITKLCHASERIDSDSLPERDSRGVEIMHEDSPNQETRIYDVFRAWGPVAYEGALVTASEVVEVIEEVLEEFSAFLEHRIPVSSDLSFGDCRRNQPEPRRSPPHYSRRPFPFQEVRVPIYTLEAHAEKVAIALLQMMKRSFDQMMTSAAIRQSLFFESQLIDLILANFRPFEDLWDMLRQIQPSPPSAAADIGEWQGTPPGEDGPRAFSAQGSEDAAAAGEASPSEPAPPLGDVDGRAAPTPLEEILLYSTPSVSLDETSSVISMSPTLDSEDDCLPCAGCSPEQQT, via the exons ATGGAGGAG GGAGGTGTTAAGAGACTGTCCGGGTGGCGAAGGCTGCGGAATTGGTTTTCCAAGAAGAGGAATTGGTTTTCCAAGAAGAGGAATTGGTTTGCCAAGAAGACGTCCAAAGTGTCTATAG CCATCCAGCAACCAGATGTGGGCGCCCTGGAAAACCAGGCCGTAGAGGACGCCTGCAGGGATGCAG GCAGCCCAAAGATGGAGCAGAATGGTGTCCTCCTGGATCCAGCAGATTATCCAGGGCACTGCGCTTTCCTCGGCAGCCTTCTTGCAGTGCCCAACAACTGGATGGAAATAACAGCTGATTTCCTGAGCGACGCTTTCAGGAAGGTTTTAGCAGAAATGCAGTGCCTGGACAGTTACGTGTCCCTGGCCATTGAGGACTACCTGATCCATTACCTAAGCCGGCACCGGGGAGAGCTCCGCGGTGCAGGTTCTTTCCCAAATGCTGCCGTTTTCCTGGCCTGCAGCATCACCAAAAAGGTCATCACAAAACTATGCCACGCCTCCGAAAGGATCGATTCTGACTCCCTCCCCGAGCGGGACAGCAGAGGAGTCGAAATAATGCACGAGGACTCCCCAAACCAAGAAACCCGCATTTATGATGTCTTCAGAGCGTGGGGCCCCGTGGCCTATGAAGGAGCATTGGTGACAGCCTCTGAAGTGGTGGAGGTCATAGAGGAAGTGCTCGAGGAGTTTTCAGCTTTCCTCGAGCACAGGATACCTGTCAGCTCAGACCTGTCTTTCGGGGACTGTAGGCGGAACCAGCCAGAGCCACGCAGGTCCCCTCCCCACTACTCACGGCGTCCGTTCCCCTTCCAGGAGGTCAGGGTGCCCATCTACACTCTTGAGGCCCACGCGGAAAAAGTGGCCATCGCACTCCTGCAAATGATGAAGCGGTCATTCGACCAGATGATGACATCTGCTGCCATCCGGCAAAGCCTATTCTTTGAAAGCCAACTGATAGATCTGATCCTAGCAAACTTCCGACCCTTCGAAGACCTTTGGGACATGCTGCGGCAGATACAGCCAAGCCCTCCTTCTGCTGCAG CAGACATCGGAGAGTGGCAGGGGACACCTCCCGGGGAAGATGGGCCAAGGGCGTTCAGTGCGCAGGGGAGTGAAGAcgcggcagcagcaggagaagcatCACCCAGTGAGCCAGCTCCTCCCCTCGGGGACGTGGATGGACGTGCTGCTCCCACG CCTCTGGAGGAAATTCTTCTCTACTCTACCCCCAGCGTCAGTCTCGACGAGACATCTTCAGTTATCAGCATGTCACCTACTCTTGACTCCGAAGATG ATTGTCTTCCTTGTGCTGGTTGCAGTCCGGAACAACAAACCTGA